Proteins encoded within one genomic window of Brassica rapa cultivar Chiifu-401-42 chromosome A09, CAAS_Brap_v3.01, whole genome shotgun sequence:
- the LOC103839142 gene encoding LOW QUALITY PROTEIN: disease resistance protein RLM3 (The sequence of the model RefSeq protein was modified relative to this genomic sequence to represent the inferred CDS: inserted 1 base in 1 codon), with product MTVSGEEVPPQHQVFINYRGDELRKSFLGFVVKAMREAKINVFTDEIEVKGRDLQNLFRRIEESRVAVAILSERYTESSWCLDELVKMKEQMDQDKLVVIPIFYRLDATNCKRLVGTFGDNFRNLEREYRSEPERVKKWKEALISIPQKVGLTLEGHRDESELVDSIVKEVKKVLIDVSNKKRGQSTNHRTQTDIISSFEPLVAELDRLPSRLPQVFVSFCKEELGDNFVRHLAWALRELGINVLMDSYNRRGKEDEQQQVFTNIEKSNIVLAIFSKRYSESDRCLNELVKMEELTKEGKLVVIPVFYNVKTNEVRRLQGEFGIHFADSVKRFSMEPMMVQSWEEALNFIIKRSTGLSLERHRNEFALVAAIVKEVTRLLPSSXKNEKKKEIRDWRSFYQGFNSDFSICSLHIPYTSYP from the exons ATGACAGTGTCCGGTGAAGAAGTCCCACCGCAGCACCAAGTTTTCATCAACTATAGAGGAGACGAGCTGCGGAAAAGCTTCCTCGGGTTCGTAGTGAAAGCCATGCGAGAAGCAAAGATCAACGTCTTCACAGACGAAATAGAAGTCAAAGGTAGAGATCTACAGAATCTTTTCAGGAGGATCGAAGAATCCAGAGTCGCTGTTGCGATCTTGTCTGAAAGATACACTGAATCTAGTTGGTGCTTGGATGAACTAGTGAAGATGAAAGAGCAGATGGACCAAGACAAGCTCGTTGTGATTCCAATTTTTTACAGATTGGATGCTACCAACTGTAAGAGGCTCGTTGGAACTTTCGGTGACAATTTCAGGAATCTGGAGAGAGAGTATCGGAGCGAGCCTGAGAGAGTCAAGAAATGGAAAGAAGCTTTGATCTCTATTCCCCAGAAGGTTGGCTTGACTTTGGAAGGACACag GGATGAGTCTGAGTTGGTCGATTCAATCGTTAAGGAGGTGAAGAAAGTTCTAATCGATGTTTCAAACAAGAAAAGAG GTCAGTCCACAAATCACCGAACCCAAACTGACATCATATCATCATTTGAGCCTCTTGTGGCAGAGCTGGACCGACTACCATCACGTCTCCCTCAAGTGTTTGTCAGTTTCTGCAAAGAGGAGCTTGGCGACAACTTTGTCAGACATCTCGCGTGGGCTTTGAGAGAATTAGGGATCAATGTACTCATGGACAGCTACAACCGTAGAGGAAAAGAGGACGAACAACAACAAGTATTCACGAATATAGAGAAGTCGAATATCGTTCTAGCCATCTTCTCAAAAAGGTACTCGGAATCAGATAGGTGCTTGAACGAGCTTGTGAAGATGGAAGAGCTTACAAAGGAAGGAAAACTCGTGGTCATCCCCGTCTTCTACAATGTGAAAACAAACGAAGTGAGAAGACTCCAAGGAGAGTTTGGAATCCATTTTGCAGATTCAGTGAAGAGGTTTTCTATGGAGCCAATGATGGTCCAGAGCTGGGAGGAAGCTTTGAATTTTATTATCAAAAGGAGTACTGGCTTAAGCTTGGAAAGACACAg AAACGAATTTGCTCTTGTTGCTGCTATTGTTAAAGAAGTTACAAGATTGCTACCAAGCT CgaagaatgagaagaagaaggagattaGGGATTGGAGAAGTTTTTATCAGGGCTTTAACAGCGACTTTTCTATTTGCTCTCTTCATATCCCCTATACGTCGTACCCCTGA
- the LOC103839313 gene encoding protein LUTEIN DEFICIENT 5, chloroplastic-like: protein MKEMQAIETSQPTVAPPAKHSRQLGAQLSGSMSFSSQMSNEDEEMSRTALSAIMAKEEEIEKNKMEIRERVQAQLGRVEEETKRLAFIREELEGLAEPMRKEVALARKKIDSVNKELKNGLSKLGVPRNVLDLMFDWTGANEDYLKVPEAKGSIQAVRNEAFFIPIYELFLTYGGIFRLTFGPKSFLIVSDPSIAKHILKDNAKAYSKVKNNTH, encoded by the exons ATGAAGGAGATGCAGGCAATAGAGACGTCACAGCCGACGGTGGCTCCTCCGGCGAAGCACAGCCGACAGCTTGGAGCTCAGCTGTCGGGAAGCATGAGTTTCAGCAGCCAAATGTCGAATGAAGACGAGGAGATGTCGAGGACGGCTTTGTCTGCTATCATGGCGAAAGAAGAGGAGATCGAGAAGAATAAGATGGAGATTAGGGAAAGGGTTCAAGCTCAGCTTGGTCGTGTCGAAGAGGAGACTAAGCGTCTCGCTTTTATCCGTGAG GAACTTGAAGGTTTAGCTGAACCCATGAGGAAAGAAGTTGCTTTGGCCAGGAAGAAGATTGATTCTGTCAACAAAGAGTTAAAGAATGGTTTATCTAAGCTTGGAGTTCCCAGAAATGTTCTGGATTTGATGTTTGATTGGACCGGAGCTAACGAAGATTACCTCAAGGTTCCAGAGGCTAAAGGGTCTATTCAGGCTGTCCGTAACGAAGCTTTCTTCATCCCTATCTATGAGCTTTTCCTTACTTACGGTGGTATCTTCAGGTTGACCTTTGGTCCAAAG TCGTTCTTGATCGTGTCGGATCCTTCTATTGCTAAGCATATATTAAAAGACAACGCCAAAGCTTACTCCAAGGTAAAAAACAATACACACTAA